The Verrucomicrobiia bacterium genome segment ACTGCTTTTTGGATGCAGCCCGCTCTTGCCGGTCTAAGTCCCGGGTCTTGAGGAGCTCCCGCTTATCATAGCGCTTACGCCCCTTACCAATACCTATGGTGAGCTTGGCCCATCCACGTCGAAAGTGGATATCCAATGGGACAGCTGTTTTTCCTTTTTGGCCTATCTCATCTACTAACATACGAAGCTCCTTGGCATTAAGGAGGAGGGCACGCGTACGCTCTGGGTCTTTGGACAATGACAAATGCACCCCAATGACTACCGGCTTAGGGAGTTGTCCCCTACCTTGCATAAGGCGGACATACGCACCAGTCAGTTGTACCCGGTTAGCACGGATAGACTTAATCTCGTCACCCGTC includes the following:
- a CDS encoding SsrA-binding protein, coding for TGDEIKSIRANRVQLTGAYVRLMQGRGQLPKPVVIGVHLSLSKDPERTRALLLNAKELRMLVDEIGQKGKTAVPLDIHFRRGWAKLTIGIGKGRKRYDKRELLKTRDLDRQERAASKKQ